Proteins from a single region of Flaviflexus salsibiostraticola:
- the glpK gene encoding glycerol kinase GlpK, producing the protein MTEKKYVLAIDQGTTSSRAIVFNHAGEIVSVGQLEHEQIFPRPGWVEHDPIEIRDNIREVIGQALGKADINRHEIAAVGITNQRETAVVWDKNTGLPVYNAIVWQDTRTDKIVRELGGDEGAEKYKELVGLPLATYFSGPKIKWILDNVEGAREKAEAGDLLFGNTDSWVLWNLTGGVDGGVHVTDVTNASRTMLMDVRELKWDEGVCQDMTIPMSMLPEIKSSSEVYGYGAKNTLIIDTPISGVLGDQQAATFGQACFEKGMAKNTYGTGNFMLINTGQEAVNSKNGLLTTVCYKIGDAPAVYALEGSIAVTGSLVQWLRDNLNMISSAPEIETLAETVEDNGGVYVVPAFSGLFAPYWKDDARGAIVGLTRFNNKGHIARAVLEATAFQTAEVLEAMNLDSGVDLEELRVDGGMIANDALMQFQADILGVDVVAPKVAETTALGAAYAAGIAVGFWEGEQDVIDNWQEGRRWSPNMDENERARQMRLWKKAVTRTFDWVDEDVTNA; encoded by the coding sequence ATGACCGAGAAGAAATACGTACTAGCCATTGACCAGGGAACCACCTCTTCCCGCGCTATCGTTTTCAACCATGCGGGTGAGATCGTGTCGGTCGGCCAGCTCGAGCACGAGCAGATCTTCCCCCGTCCGGGCTGGGTCGAGCACGACCCGATCGAGATCCGAGACAACATCCGTGAGGTGATTGGGCAGGCCCTCGGCAAGGCTGATATCAACCGCCACGAGATCGCTGCCGTCGGCATCACCAACCAGCGCGAGACCGCCGTCGTGTGGGACAAGAACACCGGCCTGCCGGTCTACAACGCGATCGTCTGGCAGGACACCCGCACCGACAAGATCGTCCGCGAGCTCGGCGGCGACGAGGGCGCCGAGAAGTACAAGGAGCTCGTCGGCCTCCCGCTGGCGACATACTTCTCCGGCCCGAAGATCAAGTGGATCCTCGACAACGTTGAGGGCGCACGCGAGAAGGCTGAGGCGGGCGACCTGCTCTTCGGCAACACCGACTCCTGGGTTCTCTGGAACCTGACCGGCGGCGTTGACGGCGGCGTTCACGTGACCGACGTGACGAATGCCTCCCGCACCATGCTCATGGACGTCCGCGAGCTCAAGTGGGACGAGGGCGTCTGCCAGGACATGACGATCCCGATGTCGATGCTCCCCGAGATCAAGTCCTCCTCCGAGGTCTACGGCTACGGCGCCAAGAACACCCTCATCATCGACACCCCGATCTCGGGCGTGCTCGGCGATCAGCAGGCAGCCACCTTCGGCCAGGCCTGCTTCGAGAAGGGCATGGCGAAGAACACCTACGGCACCGGTAACTTCATGCTCATCAACACCGGCCAGGAGGCTGTCAACTCGAAGAACGGCCTGCTCACCACCGTGTGCTACAAGATCGGCGATGCGCCGGCCGTGTACGCACTCGAGGGTTCGATCGCCGTCACCGGTTCGCTCGTCCAGTGGCTGCGCGACAACCTCAACATGATCTCCTCCGCACCGGAGATCGAGACCCTGGCTGAGACCGTGGAGGATAACGGCGGCGTCTACGTCGTTCCCGCCTTCTCCGGCCTTTTCGCCCCGTACTGGAAGGACGACGCTCGCGGCGCGATCGTCGGCCTGACCCGCTTCAACAACAAGGGCCACATCGCCCGCGCTGTTCTTGAGGCGACTGCCTTCCAGACCGCCGAGGTCCTCGAGGCCATGAACCTCGACTCGGGCGTCGATCTCGAGGAGCTCCGCGTCGACGGCGGCATGATCGCCAACGATGCGCTCATGCAGTTCCAGGCCGACATCCTCGGCGTGGACGTCGTGGCACCCAAGGTTGCTGAGACGACTGCTCTCGGCGCCGCCTACGCGGCCGGCATCGCCGTCGGCTTCTGGGAGGGCGAGCAGGACGTCATCGACAACTGGCAGGAGGGCAGGCGCTGGTCGCCGAACATGGATGAGAACGAGCGCGCTCGTCAGATGCGTCTCTGGAAGAAGGCTGTCACGCGCACCTTCGACTGGGTCGACGAAGACGTCACCAACGCCTGA
- a CDS encoding MerR family transcriptional regulator codes for MSVREQREWTVGAAAELLGVSVRALHYWHEIGLVVPNGRSSGGYRLYSEQDMERLHHVLLYRETGMSLSHIGEALADPDTGRHLAGQRRKLLARISHLQEKVSAVDKLMKETTMGRKISAEERAAILGSGWDPRWEDEAEERWGGTAEWRKSAERVAEMTAADWTAAKVDVDALDEALAEACRAGIEPGEDRANELAEAHLRWLNQWMEAGHSNQVILARMYTDDPRFRAHYDDRAPGLAQWLRQVIEENARGHGVDPDSATWS; via the coding sequence ATGAGTGTGAGAGAACAGCGGGAGTGGACGGTGGGAGCGGCGGCAGAGCTTCTCGGTGTCAGCGTGCGGGCTCTGCATTACTGGCACGAGATTGGCCTGGTCGTGCCGAACGGGCGGTCGAGCGGCGGGTACCGGCTCTACTCGGAGCAGGACATGGAGCGGCTGCATCATGTCCTGCTCTATCGGGAGACAGGGATGTCGCTGTCCCACATCGGCGAGGCTCTGGCTGATCCCGACACCGGTCGGCATCTCGCGGGGCAGCGCCGGAAGCTGCTCGCACGCATCTCTCATCTGCAGGAGAAGGTCTCCGCAGTCGACAAGTTGATGAAGGAGACGACGATGGGCAGGAAGATCAGTGCTGAGGAGCGCGCCGCGATCCTCGGGAGCGGATGGGATCCGCGATGGGAGGACGAGGCGGAGGAGCGGTGGGGAGGAACCGCGGAGTGGCGGAAGTCGGCAGAGCGAGTCGCGGAGATGACGGCGGCGGACTGGACAGCCGCCAAGGTCGACGTCGACGCCCTGGACGAGGCGCTCGCCGAGGCCTGTCGCGCGGGCATCGAGCCCGGTGAGGATCGGGCGAACGAACTCGCGGAGGCACACCTGCGGTGGCTCAATCAGTGGATGGAGGCTGGTCACTCGAATCAGGTGATCCTGGCCCGCATGTATACAGACGATCCGCGTTTTCGAGCCCACTACGATGATCGAGCGCCTGGCCTTGCCCAGTGGCTTCGGCAGGTGATCGAGGAGAACGCTCGCGGTCACGGAGTCGACCCTGATAGCGCGACGTGGTCGTGA
- a CDS encoding HAD hydrolase family protein, translating to MAWDAYIFDLDGTLTPAGADAEGDALEALAALSATSAEIIIATGRTLNAGVAVLEGAGIPGYVIASNGGIISREPGGEILKRTIMADEMIAELVRIGRRPGIDIALFRSHDLVMERPGRAADHTRNGNSQVDISFEPIDDADWSDVLKVMYWADPDVMAEHIPHMTAAQPGIVQSMDTVAEMSTPGAAKEDALGWLADHLRLDLRRCLGIGDSGNDLGWLPLVGHSVAPDNATPAVKQAVHEVIGSQESGAVVTYIDELARERQARAAG from the coding sequence GTGGCGTGGGACGCCTACATCTTTGATCTTGATGGAACACTGACGCCTGCAGGGGCCGATGCCGAAGGCGACGCTCTTGAAGCGCTGGCCGCACTGTCGGCCACGAGCGCAGAGATCATCATTGCGACGGGCCGGACGCTCAATGCGGGCGTCGCCGTTCTGGAGGGCGCGGGCATACCCGGCTACGTCATCGCCTCGAACGGTGGCATCATCTCCCGCGAGCCGGGCGGCGAGATCCTCAAGCGCACGATCATGGCCGATGAGATGATCGCGGAACTCGTGCGGATCGGACGCAGGCCAGGCATCGACATTGCGCTGTTCCGCTCCCACGATCTCGTCATGGAACGACCGGGCAGGGCCGCCGACCACACGAGGAACGGCAACTCGCAGGTCGACATCAGTTTCGAGCCGATCGACGATGCTGACTGGAGCGATGTCCTCAAGGTCATGTACTGGGCTGATCCCGATGTCATGGCGGAGCACATTCCCCACATGACGGCGGCGCAGCCCGGGATCGTTCAGTCGATGGACACGGTGGCAGAGATGTCGACCCCCGGCGCCGCGAAGGAGGATGCTCTGGGGTGGCTCGCCGATCATCTCCGGCTTGATCTCAGGCGCTGCCTGGGGATCGGGGATTCTGGCAACGACCTTGGATGGCTCCCCCTCGTCGGCCATTCGGTCGCTCCGGATAACGCCACTCCTGCCGTCAAGCAGGCTGTACATGAAGTCATCGGCTCCCAGGAATCAGGGGCCGTCGTGACGTACATCGACGAGCTCGCGCGGGAGCGGCAGGCGAGAGCGGCCGGCTGA
- a CDS encoding ribulokinase, whose protein sequence is MNEKYVVGVDFGTLSGRATVVRVSDGMELGSSVMEYPHGVMDRTLTAGDDQPLPPDFALQVPSDYIEVLKSVVPEAVAEAKVDANDIIGIGTDFTSASCLPTDEDGIPLCESDEFKNNPHAYVKMWKHHGGTEQAERAIAIAEARGEMWLGRYGGRLSSEIVLPKALETLEKAPDVYEAMDYYVEAVDWIVWQLSGTLVHSAAPAGYKALRQNDQYPSEEYFAELNPKFRRFIADKFDAPVMQLGERAGDLTEEMADALGLPAGIAVAVGQIDAHVTAPAAQAVEPGQMTAIMGTSNVYIVNGETARDIPGVFGITNGGISAGLWGYEGGQTGVGDIFAWIVDNIVPGEYQNEANRRGISVHELLTEKGADQEVGEHGLLALDWHNGNRSILNNANLSGTLLGMTLNTRPEDIYRAYLEATGFGLRVIIENFLDHGVEINEIVAAGGLLKNKVLMQMYADITRIPLSISGSKLAGSLGAAIYGAVAAGAYPDVYAAAKNMGSKIEHAYVPNEDAAQKYDLLYEEYVTLHDYFGRGANDVMARLKEFQRRIHDRKNG, encoded by the coding sequence ATGAACGAGAAGTATGTAGTCGGCGTTGACTTCGGAACCTTATCCGGGCGCGCAACCGTTGTCCGCGTCTCCGATGGCATGGAGCTTGGCAGCTCTGTCATGGAATATCCCCACGGCGTGATGGACAGGACGTTGACTGCTGGAGACGACCAGCCGCTCCCGCCCGATTTCGCCCTCCAGGTTCCCTCGGACTATATAGAGGTCCTCAAGTCTGTCGTCCCGGAAGCCGTTGCAGAGGCAAAGGTCGACGCGAACGACATCATCGGCATTGGCACGGACTTCACGTCGGCATCATGTCTGCCGACCGACGAGGACGGCATCCCACTGTGTGAGTCGGACGAGTTCAAGAACAACCCGCACGCCTACGTGAAGATGTGGAAGCATCACGGTGGAACTGAACAGGCAGAGCGCGCAATCGCCATAGCAGAGGCCCGCGGTGAGATGTGGCTGGGTCGTTATGGTGGGCGGCTCTCGTCGGAGATCGTTCTTCCCAAGGCGCTGGAGACGCTTGAGAAGGCGCCTGATGTGTACGAGGCGATGGACTACTACGTCGAGGCAGTCGACTGGATCGTCTGGCAGCTGAGCGGAACGCTCGTCCACTCTGCCGCCCCAGCGGGTTACAAGGCTCTTCGGCAGAACGATCAGTACCCCTCAGAGGAGTACTTCGCGGAACTCAACCCGAAGTTTCGTCGCTTCATCGCGGACAAGTTTGATGCACCGGTCATGCAGCTCGGCGAGCGCGCGGGCGATCTGACGGAAGAGATGGCCGACGCTCTCGGTCTTCCGGCCGGCATCGCAGTGGCCGTCGGTCAGATTGATGCACACGTCACCGCCCCCGCTGCGCAGGCGGTGGAGCCGGGACAGATGACGGCGATCATGGGCACGTCGAACGTCTACATCGTCAACGGCGAAACCGCCAGGGACATCCCAGGCGTCTTCGGGATCACCAATGGCGGTATCTCTGCGGGGCTCTGGGGCTACGAAGGTGGCCAGACGGGCGTCGGGGATATCTTTGCCTGGATCGTCGACAATATCGTTCCCGGCGAGTATCAGAACGAGGCGAACCGTCGAGGGATCTCCGTCCACGAGCTCCTTACTGAGAAGGGAGCAGACCAAGAAGTTGGAGAGCACGGTCTGCTCGCACTGGACTGGCACAACGGAAACCGCTCCATTCTCAACAACGCGAATCTCTCCGGCACGCTTCTGGGGATGACACTCAATACGAGACCTGAAGACATCTACAGGGCTTACCTTGAGGCGACCGGTTTCGGTCTTCGCGTCATCATCGAGAACTTCCTGGACCATGGTGTCGAGATCAACGAGATCGTCGCGGCGGGTGGCCTGCTGAAGAATAAGGTTCTCATGCAGATGTACGCGGATATCACACGCATTCCGCTGTCCATCTCAGGGTCGAAGCTGGCAGGCTCACTAGGAGCCGCCATCTATGGTGCGGTCGCGGCAGGTGCATATCCTGACGTCTACGCAGCAGCTAAGAACATGGGGTCAAAGATCGAGCACGCCTATGTCCCCAATGAGGATGCCGCTCAGAAGTACGATCTGCTCTACGAGGAGTATGTGACGCTCCACGACTACTTCGGTCGCGGTGCCAACGACGTCATGGCGCGACTCAAGGAGTTCCAGCGTCGAATCCACGATAGGAAGAACGGCTAG
- the deoC gene encoding deoxyribose-phosphate aldolase yields MNPQDVVGIVDHTLLAPEATKEDVLALLDEAERLGTFSVCVSPTQIPLPRETTVKVAAVCGFPSGAHSASVKAAEAKELAEAGVDEIDMVINVGKAKEGDFDYIQNEIQAVRDAAPNVLLKVIIESAALTDDEIVAACRASVAAKADYVKTSTGYHKAGGASVEAIRLMRETVGPDIGVKASGGIRDGRFAAELIEAGASRLGLSGTQKVLDTL; encoded by the coding sequence ATGAACCCCCAGGACGTCGTCGGCATCGTCGATCACACTCTGCTCGCACCCGAGGCAACGAAGGAGGACGTGCTGGCTCTGCTCGACGAAGCGGAGCGGCTCGGCACGTTCTCTGTCTGCGTCTCCCCGACCCAGATCCCCCTCCCGAGGGAAACAACCGTCAAGGTCGCAGCCGTCTGCGGCTTCCCCTCGGGCGCACACAGCGCCTCGGTCAAGGCCGCGGAGGCGAAGGAGCTTGCTGAGGCCGGCGTCGACGAGATCGACATGGTCATCAACGTCGGCAAGGCGAAGGAGGGCGACTTCGACTACATCCAGAACGAGATTCAGGCGGTGCGCGACGCGGCGCCGAACGTTCTCCTCAAGGTCATCATCGAGTCTGCAGCGCTGACCGACGATGAGATCGTCGCAGCCTGCAGGGCATCAGTCGCAGCCAAGGCTGATTACGTCAAGACATCGACCGGCTACCACAAGGCCGGCGGAGCATCTGTGGAGGCCATCAGGCTCATGCGTGAGACGGTCGGCCCCGACATCGGAGTCAAGGCATCCGGCGGCATCCGCGACGGCAGGTTCGCCGCCGAGCTCATCGAGGCCGGTGCGAGCCGCCTCGGCCTCTCCGGCACGCAGAAGGTGCTCGACACACTCTGA
- a CDS encoding sugar-binding transcriptional regulator, which translates to MRSGSAEHEHAMVRAAELYYNDGLLQSDVADKLRVSRWKVGRLLEEARQSGLVEIKIHHPHSRRRDLEQRLTSRFDLPEAVVVESQPTNAATMDLVGQAAADYLLEMRPGPDIIGVSWGHTLAAIAECLPEGAFNRPTIVQLNGGASSLRDTVDAGSIIRMIAGKSRDPRTALLPASAIVQDRELAHRLRADRQVAGTLHLAGRADVAVYSIGVLSPQSVLVTTDCITADELVELSGAGAIGDILGHFIDRFGRVVDFELDQRTIGLGLEALARVPRSIAVAVGEEKSEMTRAVLYAGLCTVLVTESNIAQQILDDVPEGHE; encoded by the coding sequence ATGAGGAGCGGAAGCGCGGAGCATGAGCACGCCATGGTGCGTGCGGCGGAGCTGTATTACAACGACGGGCTTCTGCAGTCCGATGTGGCGGATAAGCTCCGCGTCAGCCGCTGGAAGGTGGGGCGTCTGCTCGAGGAGGCCCGTCAATCGGGCCTTGTCGAGATCAAGATCCACCATCCGCACTCGCGGAGGCGTGACCTTGAGCAGCGCCTGACAAGCCGCTTCGATCTGCCGGAAGCTGTCGTTGTCGAGAGTCAGCCGACCAATGCGGCCACCATGGATCTCGTTGGGCAGGCCGCTGCGGACTATCTGCTCGAGATGCGTCCGGGCCCCGACATCATCGGGGTCTCGTGGGGCCACACTCTTGCTGCGATCGCAGAGTGCCTTCCCGAGGGTGCATTCAACCGTCCAACGATCGTCCAACTCAATGGTGGCGCCAGCTCCCTGCGCGACACGGTCGATGCCGGGAGCATCATCCGCATGATTGCCGGCAAGTCGCGTGATCCTCGGACCGCGCTCCTGCCGGCCTCGGCCATCGTGCAGGACCGGGAGCTCGCCCATCGCCTGCGGGCCGACCGGCAGGTCGCAGGCACCCTGCATCTCGCAGGCAGGGCGGACGTGGCTGTCTACTCGATTGGGGTTCTCTCGCCCCAGTCGGTCCTCGTGACGACCGATTGCATCACTGCCGATGAACTGGTCGAACTCAGCGGTGCCGGAGCAATCGGCGACATCCTCGGCCACTTCATCGACCGGTTCGGACGTGTCGTCGACTTCGAGCTCGACCAGCGCACGATCGGCCTTGGACTCGAGGCGCTTGCCCGCGTGCCTCGGTCGATCGCCGTGGCGGTCGGCGAGGAGAAGAGCGAGATGACCAGGGCAGTGCTCTATGCGGGGCTGTGCACGGTCTTGGTCACGGAGTCCAACATCGCGCAGCAGATCCTCGACGATGTGCCCGAGGGGCACGAATGA
- a CDS encoding galactitol-1-phosphate 5-dehydrogenase translates to MSMMKAVVMHGVGDVRLEEIEKPTAGPGEVVMKVAACGVCGSDLDRMYKKGPHKLPLVTGHEFSAYIDEIGEGVEGFEVGDLVSVPPMLPCFACEPCVQGHYSLCEDYDYYGSRRNGAYAEYVAGPANLLLKVPAGLDARAAAMVDPAAIALHAIWRTKLTAGSRVAVMGGGGPIGLFSIQWARIMGATEIVSVDVSDEKSKLALEAGATTAVSSTEELEAIVGTGFDVVVETTGVPAVADQSVGITARHGDVTLIGIPNAPVEISAANWARLMRLEINIRGSWNSFSAPFPGSEWTTTLEHMANGNLTWEFMITHEEPLEKVADTIRAMSERTIHSSKVLFLPNGADLPTN, encoded by the coding sequence ATGTCCATGATGAAGGCCGTCGTTATGCACGGAGTCGGCGATGTCCGCCTGGAGGAGATCGAGAAGCCCACGGCGGGTCCCGGCGAGGTGGTCATGAAGGTCGCCGCATGCGGCGTGTGCGGCTCTGATCTGGACAGGATGTACAAAAAGGGCCCGCACAAGCTTCCTCTCGTGACGGGTCACGAATTCTCCGCCTACATCGATGAGATCGGCGAGGGTGTCGAGGGCTTCGAGGTCGGTGACCTCGTCTCCGTTCCGCCGATGCTGCCCTGCTTCGCGTGCGAGCCCTGCGTCCAGGGGCACTACTCGCTGTGCGAGGACTACGACTACTACGGCTCCCGCCGCAACGGTGCCTACGCGGAATATGTAGCCGGCCCCGCCAACCTTCTGCTCAAGGTCCCCGCCGGGCTCGATGCTCGCGCGGCCGCCATGGTTGATCCTGCCGCGATCGCCCTCCACGCCATCTGGCGCACGAAGCTCACCGCCGGCTCCCGGGTGGCGGTCATGGGCGGCGGCGGTCCGATCGGGCTCTTCTCGATTCAGTGGGCCCGAATCATGGGAGCGACCGAGATCGTCTCCGTCGACGTGTCCGACGAGAAGTCAAAGCTCGCACTCGAAGCCGGAGCGACCACTGCCGTGTCATCGACGGAGGAGCTCGAGGCCATCGTCGGCACCGGTTTCGATGTCGTCGTCGAGACGACAGGCGTCCCGGCGGTCGCTGATCAGTCCGTTGGAATCACCGCCCGTCATGGCGATGTCACCCTCATCGGCATCCCCAACGCTCCGGTTGAGATCTCCGCTGCGAACTGGGCGCGGCTCATGCGGCTCGAGATCAACATTCGCGGGTCCTGGAACTCCTTCAGCGCACCGTTCCCCGGTTCGGAGTGGACGACCACTCTCGAGCACATGGCCAACGGCAATCTCACGTGGGAATTCATGATCACGCACGAGGAGCCGCTGGAGAAGGTCGCAGACACGATCCGAGCGATGTCGGAGCGGACCATTCACTCCTCAAAGGTGCTGTTCCTGCCCAACGGAGCGGACCTTCCGACGAACTGA
- a CDS encoding HAD family hydrolase translates to MAERLNGSLPENIGDIEVAVFDIDGTLSDDKSRVSDRTVAALRDLSDAGVHVVLASGRIAPAMRKLFVRMERDGFIIGCNGAITVHTDHDDVIGSHPVDDDMYGSVIEFGRDENLETVIFGVHDLFTEDDGNARVLLQGPNEGLVPILTDLETLERENRLKVMYYVDPDRTDGVVDRLRDRFPSTVQTLPEFYELTHAEVDKWTGLQPILEELGASPSTTLGVGDSENDLSWLPNVGISVAMGNAYPSVKDACDYEIGNNDDDAVADLASRWAAHLG, encoded by the coding sequence ATGGCTGAAAGATTGAACGGTTCCCTCCCTGAGAACATCGGCGACATCGAGGTCGCCGTCTTCGACATCGATGGCACATTGTCAGATGACAAGTCCCGCGTCTCCGACCGGACGGTGGCGGCGCTGCGCGACCTCAGCGACGCTGGCGTCCACGTCGTGCTCGCATCCGGCCGCATCGCCCCCGCCATGCGGAAGCTCTTCGTCCGAATGGAGAGGGACGGCTTCATCATCGGGTGCAATGGCGCGATCACAGTCCACACCGATCATGACGATGTCATCGGGTCGCACCCCGTCGACGACGACATGTACGGGTCGGTCATCGAATTCGGTCGAGACGAGAACCTCGAAACCGTCATCTTCGGCGTCCACGACCTCTTCACGGAAGATGACGGCAACGCGAGGGTGCTCCTCCAAGGCCCCAACGAGGGGCTCGTCCCGATCCTGACCGATCTCGAGACGCTGGAGCGCGAGAACCGGCTCAAGGTCATGTACTACGTGGACCCGGATCGCACGGACGGGGTGGTCGACCGGCTGCGGGATCGATTCCCCAGCACCGTCCAGACCCTGCCGGAGTTCTACGAGCTCACCCATGCGGAGGTCGACAAGTGGACCGGCCTCCAGCCCATCCTCGAGGAACTGGGGGCCAGCCCGAGCACGACGCTCGGGGTCGGCGACTCCGAGAACGACCTCTCCTGGCTGCCCAACGTCGGCATCTCCGTCGCCATGGGCAATGCCTATCCCTCCGTCAAGGACGCGTGCGATTACGAGATCGGAAACAACGACGACGATGCTGTGGCCGATCTCGCCTCGCGGTGGGCCGCACACCTCGGCTGA
- a CDS encoding HAD family hydrolase → MPISMDDSLPDNIGEFRAAVFDVDGTLARDDSQISDRTIEALARLADTGVDIIIATGRTAPAAVSILHRVGVSGYAIACNGAITVHTDQDEPVSTMPIRDEVFDAAVEYCRSADVQVAIFTPTALHCDRQAEAWHFLHESNEGMIPHVADPTSVPQRDRLKFMIYVSREQDPIVGPELRRRFPAVMKTLPEYYEINEPGVDKWVGVEAALNDLGIAPEEALGMGDSENDLSWLPRIGMPIAMGNAFDSVKAECRYQIGGNEEDRAAAFIERWADHREMAGLAEPVDNIA, encoded by the coding sequence ATGCCTATCTCGATGGACGATTCTCTGCCCGATAACATCGGCGAATTCCGCGCGGCGGTCTTCGACGTCGACGGAACGCTCGCCCGGGACGATTCCCAGATCTCGGACCGCACGATCGAGGCGCTGGCCCGCCTGGCCGACACGGGCGTCGACATCATCATCGCGACGGGGCGCACGGCCCCTGCTGCCGTCTCGATCCTGCACAGGGTGGGCGTGTCCGGCTACGCGATCGCCTGCAATGGCGCCATCACCGTTCACACCGATCAGGACGAGCCCGTCTCGACCATGCCCATCCGCGACGAGGTGTTCGATGCCGCGGTCGAGTACTGCCGTTCGGCCGATGTCCAGGTCGCCATCTTCACCCCGACCGCTCTCCACTGCGATCGCCAGGCCGAGGCCTGGCACTTCCTCCACGAATCCAATGAGGGCATGATCCCTCACGTCGCCGACCCGACGAGCGTTCCCCAGCGCGATCGCCTCAAGTTCATGATCTACGTGAGTCGCGAGCAGGACCCGATCGTCGGCCCCGAGCTTCGTCGCCGCTTCCCCGCGGTCATGAAGACACTTCCCGAGTACTACGAGATCAACGAGCCGGGCGTCGACAAGTGGGTCGGCGTCGAGGCCGCGCTCAACGACCTCGGAATTGCCCCCGAGGAGGCGCTCGGCATGGGCGACTCCGAGAATGATCTGTCATGGCTGCCGAGGATCGGGATGCCGATCGCCATGGGCAACGCCTTCGATTCCGTCAAGGCTGAGTGCCGTTACCAGATCGGTGGCAATGAGGAGGACCGGGCGGCCGCCTTCATCGAACGCTGGGCGGACCACCGGGAGATGGCCGGTCTCGCTGAGCCGGTCGACAACATCGCCTGA
- a CDS encoding GntR family transcriptional regulator, with the protein MKDVLDRDSAVPLYAQIEDVLRRMLETGEWKAGQRIPSESDLQKEFGVSRMTVRGVLNLLADEGLLHRVPGKGTFVSERKIVAQSPAYQGIREQLEARGFRTETELISSGLESPSERVRGLFGLGQLGLAHQITRRRLLEGEPVTLHQSWINPTLAPDIDVHDVVERQLCEVLSAEYSLTASRTDETLEVLMAGEEEAELLHCEPGDPLLLLRDVLTDSRGRVFECTKLLMRGDRMKLQFSFES; encoded by the coding sequence ATGAAAGACGTACTGGACCGAGACTCAGCGGTACCGCTCTATGCCCAGATCGAGGATGTGCTTCGGCGCATGCTCGAGACTGGCGAGTGGAAAGCGGGACAGCGCATCCCCTCGGAGTCTGACCTGCAGAAGGAATTTGGCGTCTCCCGTATGACGGTCCGCGGGGTGCTCAATCTCCTCGCCGACGAAGGGCTTCTGCACCGGGTTCCCGGCAAGGGAACGTTCGTGTCCGAGCGCAAGATCGTCGCCCAATCCCCGGCCTATCAGGGGATTCGCGAGCAGCTCGAGGCCCGCGGATTCCGAACCGAAACCGAGCTCATCAGCTCGGGCCTGGAGTCGCCGTCCGAGCGCGTTCGCGGCCTGTTCGGCTTGGGTCAGCTCGGACTCGCACACCAGATCACACGCCGACGCCTCCTTGAGGGCGAGCCGGTCACGCTCCACCAGTCGTGGATCAACCCCACACTCGCCCCCGACATCGACGTCCACGACGTGGTCGAACGCCAGCTCTGTGAGGTGCTGAGCGCCGAGTATTCGCTCACCGCAAGCCGGACGGACGAGACTCTCGAAGTCCTTATGGCTGGTGAGGAGGAGGCGGAACTCCTCCACTGTGAGCCCGGGGATCCGCTCCTGCTTCTGCGGGACGTCCTCACCGACTCCCGTGGGCGAGTATTCGAGTGCACGAAGCTCCTCATGCGGGGCGATCGTATGAAGCTCCAGTTCAGCTTCGAATCCTGA